A window of Infirmifilum lucidum contains these coding sequences:
- a CDS encoding Clp1/GlmU family protein gives MPEISLSRGYTLIAHGPARVRVLEGSVHVFGATLGAGSEAFAEPTRSLPLHATENTKLHVETGSFSLFEGDTTPGEWYSLAETILEEGLRRVIVVGDVDSGKTSLVTLLVNALAGGGRRVAVIDADVGQKSIGPPGTVGLGVTDRQVYTLTSIEMHDAFFIGSNTPSGILHRSLTGVALLLRKAEKLSDFTVIDTTGWVTDSEGRELKLFKAFLTEPDLVVLVGDPRTLAQIERPLKKLFRVVRVPRPRAVFERRREDRREYRRWMYSKYLSRATVKSVDIESIDMAYAFSFTGFPLTPSEKAKLEGILGVGVLYAERSDDHLGAVVLSQPIQQAVELAKNVLGVRHARIISGFELVHSVVGFMSREKYCEGIGVITSFNPHEKQISVLTQVESLSDKLWLLGVQKVNPSSFEEEAGLEKWFI, from the coding sequence ATGCCAGAGATAAGCCTATCCAGAGGGTACACTCTAATAGCACATGGACCGGCTAGAGTAAGAGTACTCGAGGGCTCTGTGCATGTTTTTGGCGCTACACTCGGCGCTGGGAGCGAAGCTTTTGCCGAGCCTACAAGATCCTTACCCCTGCACGCCACCGAGAATACTAAGCTCCACGTGGAGACGGGTAGCTTCTCTCTGTTTGAGGGAGACACTACACCGGGGGAGTGGTATAGCCTCGCCGAGACCATACTTGAGGAGGGGCTGAGGCGAGTAATTGTTGTTGGAGATGTCGACAGCGGCAAGACTTCTCTTGTAACGTTGCTGGTAAATGCATTGGCCGGTGGAGGACGTAGAGTAGCAGTGATCGATGCAGATGTTGGGCAGAAGAGCATCGGCCCCCCTGGGACAGTAGGGCTAGGCGTAACTGACAGGCAAGTGTACACGCTGACAAGCATTGAAATGCACGACGCCTTTTTCATAGGCTCTAACACTCCCTCGGGGATCCTCCACAGGAGCCTTACTGGCGTGGCACTGTTACTCCGGAAGGCCGAAAAGCTCTCCGACTTCACAGTAATAGACACGACGGGCTGGGTTACGGACAGCGAGGGTAGAGAACTCAAGCTCTTCAAGGCATTTCTCACCGAGCCTGACCTCGTAGTCTTAGTAGGCGACCCTAGGACACTAGCACAGATAGAGCGCCCACTGAAGAAGTTGTTCAGGGTGGTTCGCGTCCCCAGGCCTCGTGCAGTTTTTGAGAGGAGAAGGGAGGACAGAAGAGAGTACAGGAGGTGGATGTACTCGAAGTACTTGTCCAGGGCCACAGTAAAAAGCGTCGACATTGAAAGCATAGACATGGCGTACGCGTTCTCCTTCACAGGCTTCCCTCTGACGCCATCCGAGAAGGCAAAACTCGAGGGCATCCTCGGGGTAGGCGTACTGTATGCCGAGAGGTCGGACGACCACCTAGGAGCTGTCGTCTTGTCGCAGCCCATTCAGCAGGCTGTTGAGCTTGCAAAGAACGTCCTTGGTGTAAGACACGCAAGGATAATTAGTGGTTTTGAGCTTGTACACAGTGTTGTCGGCTTCATGAGCCGGGAGAAGTACTGTGAAGGCATAGGCGTCATAACTAGCTTTAACCCCCACGAGAAGCAGATATCCGTCCTCACACAAGTAGAGAGCTTGAGTGATAAGCTCTGGTTACTAGGCGTCCAGAAGGTGAATCCGAGTAGCTTTGAAGAGGAGGCAGGGTTAGAAAAATGGTTTATTTAA